Proteins from one Desmodus rotundus isolate HL8 unplaced genomic scaffold, HLdesRot8A.1 manual_scaffold_233, whole genome shotgun sequence genomic window:
- the CBX8 gene encoding chromobox protein homolog 8 isoform X1 — MELSAVGERVFAAEALLKRRIRKGRMEYLVKWKGWSQKYSTWEPEENILDARLLAAFEEREREMELYGPKKRGPKPKTFLLKEGVPRQAVDQAQAKAKAKTYEFRSDSARGIRIPYPGRSPQELASTSRAREGLRNMGLSPPGSSSSTSSTCRVEPPRDRDRDRDRERERDRDRERERDRGASRVDDKPSSPGDSSKKRGPKPRKELLDPSQRPLGEPSDGLGDYLKNRKLEDASSGAGKFPAGHSVIQLARRQDSDLAQCGVASPSLAEATGKLAVDTFPARVIKHRAAFLEAKSQGALDPGGPRVRHGSGTPTSVGGLYRDMGAQGGRPSLIARIPVARILGDPEEESWSPSLTNLEKVVVTDVTSNFLTVTIKESNTDQGFFKEKR, encoded by the exons ATGGAGCTTTCAGCGGTTGGGGAGCGGGTGTTCGCGGCCGAAGCCCTACTGAAACGGCGCATACGGAAA GGACGCATGGAATACCTCGTGAAATGGAAGGGCTGGTCACAGAA GTACAGCACATGGGAGCCCGAGGAAAACATCCTGGATGCTCGCCTGCTCGCAGCCTTTGAGGAAAG GGAACGAGAGATGGAGCTCTATGGCCCCAAAAAACGAGGGcccaaacccaaaacctttctCCTCAAG GAGGGAGTCCCCAGACAGGCTGTGGACCAG GCCCAGGCCAAGGCAAAGGCCAAAACTTACGAGTTCCGAAGTGACTCTGCCCGGGGCATCCGGATCCCCTACCCTGGCCGCTCACCCCAGGAACTGGCTTCCACTTCCCGGGCCCGTGAGGGCCTTCGGAACATGGGTTTGTCCCCACcggggagcagcagcagcaccagcagcacctgCCGTGTGGAGCCCCCTCGGGACCGTGACAGGGACCGGGATcgtgagagggagagggaccgTGACAGGGAGCGGGAGCGTGACCGGGGTGCCAGCCGTGTGGATGACAAACCCAGCTCGCCCGGGGACAGCTCTAAGAAGAGAGGCCCCAAGCCCCGGAAGGAGCTCCTGGACCCATCGCAGAGGCCCTTGGGAGAACCCAGTGATGGCCTGGGCGATTACCTCAAGAACAGGAAGCTGGAGGATGCCTCTTCAGGGGCAGGAAAGTTCCCAGCTGGCCACAGCGTGATCCAGCTGGCCCGAAGGCAGGACTCCGACCTGGCTCAGTGTGGCGTggccagccccagcctggccgAGGCCACAGGCAAACTGGCTGTGGACACCTTTCCCGCCAGGGTCATAAAGCACAGAGCCGCTTTCCTGGAGGCCAAAAGCCAGGGTGCCCTGGACCCTGGTGGCCCCCGGGTCCGACATGGCTCAGGCACCCCCACCTCTGTGGGAGGCTTGTATCGGGACATGGGGGCTCAGGGGGGAAGGCCCTCCCTCATCGCCAGGATCCCAGTGGCCAGAATCCTGGGGGACCCAGAGGAAGAATCCTGGAGTCCTTCTCTGACCAACCTGGAGAAGGTGGTGGTCACCGACGTGACCTCAAACTTTTTGACCGTCACCATTAAGGAAAGTAACACGGACCAAggcttttttaaagagaaaagatga
- the CBX8 gene encoding chromobox protein homolog 8 isoform X2 has translation MELSAVGERVFAAEALLKRRIRKGRMEYLVKWKGWSQKYSTWEPEENILDARLLAAFEEREREMELYGPKKRGPKPKTFLLKAQAKAKAKTYEFRSDSARGIRIPYPGRSPQELASTSRAREGLRNMGLSPPGSSSSTSSTCRVEPPRDRDRDRDRERERDRDRERERDRGASRVDDKPSSPGDSSKKRGPKPRKELLDPSQRPLGEPSDGLGDYLKNRKLEDASSGAGKFPAGHSVIQLARRQDSDLAQCGVASPSLAEATGKLAVDTFPARVIKHRAAFLEAKSQGALDPGGPRVRHGSGTPTSVGGLYRDMGAQGGRPSLIARIPVARILGDPEEESWSPSLTNLEKVVVTDVTSNFLTVTIKESNTDQGFFKEKR, from the exons ATGGAGCTTTCAGCGGTTGGGGAGCGGGTGTTCGCGGCCGAAGCCCTACTGAAACGGCGCATACGGAAA GGACGCATGGAATACCTCGTGAAATGGAAGGGCTGGTCACAGAA GTACAGCACATGGGAGCCCGAGGAAAACATCCTGGATGCTCGCCTGCTCGCAGCCTTTGAGGAAAG GGAACGAGAGATGGAGCTCTATGGCCCCAAAAAACGAGGGcccaaacccaaaacctttctCCTCAAG GCCCAGGCCAAGGCAAAGGCCAAAACTTACGAGTTCCGAAGTGACTCTGCCCGGGGCATCCGGATCCCCTACCCTGGCCGCTCACCCCAGGAACTGGCTTCCACTTCCCGGGCCCGTGAGGGCCTTCGGAACATGGGTTTGTCCCCACcggggagcagcagcagcaccagcagcacctgCCGTGTGGAGCCCCCTCGGGACCGTGACAGGGACCGGGATcgtgagagggagagggaccgTGACAGGGAGCGGGAGCGTGACCGGGGTGCCAGCCGTGTGGATGACAAACCCAGCTCGCCCGGGGACAGCTCTAAGAAGAGAGGCCCCAAGCCCCGGAAGGAGCTCCTGGACCCATCGCAGAGGCCCTTGGGAGAACCCAGTGATGGCCTGGGCGATTACCTCAAGAACAGGAAGCTGGAGGATGCCTCTTCAGGGGCAGGAAAGTTCCCAGCTGGCCACAGCGTGATCCAGCTGGCCCGAAGGCAGGACTCCGACCTGGCTCAGTGTGGCGTggccagccccagcctggccgAGGCCACAGGCAAACTGGCTGTGGACACCTTTCCCGCCAGGGTCATAAAGCACAGAGCCGCTTTCCTGGAGGCCAAAAGCCAGGGTGCCCTGGACCCTGGTGGCCCCCGGGTCCGACATGGCTCAGGCACCCCCACCTCTGTGGGAGGCTTGTATCGGGACATGGGGGCTCAGGGGGGAAGGCCCTCCCTCATCGCCAGGATCCCAGTGGCCAGAATCCTGGGGGACCCAGAGGAAGAATCCTGGAGTCCTTCTCTGACCAACCTGGAGAAGGTGGTGGTCACCGACGTGACCTCAAACTTTTTGACCGTCACCATTAAGGAAAGTAACACGGACCAAggcttttttaaagagaaaagatga